In Bacillus sp. S3, the sequence GGTTCTTGCTCCGTTGACAACCTACATAAAAGAGGATGGTGAGTTTAATTCAGGAGATTTTATTGCTGCTTTTTATCAGCAAGGGACAATAAATGGTGAACAATATGCCCTGCCGCTTTACGGAACCACTCAAGTTCTGTATTACCGGAAGGATATGTTCGAAAAAGCAGGGATTTCTCCGGAACAGCTTAAAACATGGGAGTCACTGGCTGAGGCTGCTAAACAATTAACAAAGAAAAATGGAAACGTTACTGAAGTATATGGATGGGAGCCAATGTGGGGTCCCGATAATATGATAGATGCAGCCCTCAGCAACGGGGGAAAATATTTAAGCGAAGATGGCAAGAAAGTGGTCATCGATTCCCCTGAATGGGTAAAGGCATGGGAGCTTTTCAAAAAAGGAATTCACGAAGATCAATCAATGGCCATCCATCATGATGGACAAGGCTGGGAGTATTGGTATAAAACAATTGATGATGTAATGCAGGGACGTGCCGCAGGGTATACCGGTTCGAGTGGTGACCAAGGTGATCTGGACTTTTCAATTCTTGCTGCCTATCCACAGCCCGGCTGGGAAGGAAAACAAGCTGCACCGCACGCTGGTGCACATATGGGAGCGATTCCGGCTCTTGCTTCAGAGAAAGAAAAAAAGGCAGCATTTAAATGGTTAACGTTTTTCACGAATGCTGAAAATACAGCTGACTGGTCGATTAATTCTGGATATATCCCTGTTAGAAAATCAGCGGTGGATGTACCGGCCTATAAAGAGTTTGCTGAAAAAAATCCACAAATCGCTGTCCCACTTCAGCAGGCACAAATGGCTACACCGCCATTTGTTGATCCTACCGGCGGAAAAATCTATGACGCACTTGTTAAGGCTGCGGATAAAGTAGAAATCGAAGGAATCTCAGCAGAAAAGGCATTACAGGAAGCCCAAAAAGAGGCGCAGCGTGCATTAGATAAAGTAAGTAAATAAAGATGATGATCATTGGAAAGGCCGCTATCTCTTACGATAGCGGCCTGTTGTTTTAAAAATTGAAAGTAGTATAAACTAATTTTACATTAGTTATCTATTAATGTTCAATAATTAGCCATAATTTATTCCTGGATTAATATTGTTAATATGTTTTATTACCATTATCATTGTATCGATAGTGATAAAAGAAACTAATGAATGAACGGGTTCGAGTTACAAGAGTGTTAGGGGAGAAATACATTGAATTTAAAAAGTAAATTATGCATGTCCGTGGTTGTCATATCCCT encodes:
- a CDS encoding ABC transporter substrate-binding protein → MFTKKIFSISTIVILLVSLITGCTSTKSSSANGPVEIEFWYGLGGKLGKGVEERIKEFNNSQNEVKVIGVAQGSYDETLQKLQAGIAAKKVPAAVLLKNDPMNAFAKKGVLAPLTTYIKEDGEFNSGDFIAAFYQQGTINGEQYALPLYGTTQVLYYRKDMFEKAGISPEQLKTWESLAEAAKQLTKKNGNVTEVYGWEPMWGPDNMIDAALSNGGKYLSEDGKKVVIDSPEWVKAWELFKKGIHEDQSMAIHHDGQGWEYWYKTIDDVMQGRAAGYTGSSGDQGDLDFSILAAYPQPGWEGKQAAPHAGAHMGAIPALASEKEKKAAFKWLTFFTNAENTADWSINSGYIPVRKSAVDVPAYKEFAEKNPQIAVPLQQAQMATPPFVDPTGGKIYDALVKAADKVEIEGISAEKALQEAQKEAQRALDKVSK